The Penicillium psychrofluorescens genome assembly, chromosome: 2 nucleotide sequence ATTGCTAATGCTTTAGGCGCGTACCATGATCGTGGCAAGCCAAAAGTCGCAGAATTGGCCTAGGAATTTGACATTCCCTACCACCTGTTGCGGGGGCGCGTTTAGGGTCGCCAATCTCATTCTGCGAAAACTCCATCAAATAAAGCACTTAATAAGGCCTAAGAGGATGCATTAATTGCCTATATGCGTGTCCTTGATCGTGCTAatctctcacctcttcccTATGAGATTGAAAGTGCTGCAAATGACATTTTGTTGCGAAGTGGTTCTGACCGACGCGTTGGCAAAAATTAGGTCTATCGCTTTATGGAACGCCTCCCTAAAACCTTCAAATTTCAAACCCAAAAAACTATGGAAGCAAAGAGGCTAGACGCAGAGAGATTACCAATAATAATTGAGTGGTTTCACAAATTGGAGGGTGAGATTGAAGCTATCAAAGTCGGTCCACGCAATATCTACAATGTCGACGAAACTGGCTTCCAACTCGGCCAAGGAAAATCCCAGAAAGTTGTGACTAAGTTTCTAGATAGGACAAAGCATATCCTAACTAGTGGTATAGGGGAGTTAGTGATAGGAATCGAATGCATTGTAGCAGATGGCTGGATTATGCCTCTAATGATATTATTTGCTAGCATAGTTCACCTTGAGAATTGGTATCGAGATCAGCCAGATTTGCCTAATGATTATGTTATTGCGACATCGCTAACGGGCTGGAATAATGAGGTAAGTGCTTACTGATTTAATTAATAGATTAATTAGTTAATTACTACTATAGGTGCGCGCATATCAATGGTTGCAACATTTTGATGAGCATACAAAACCACGACTTCTACATCGTATAGACTATCGATTATTATTTGTTGATGGCCATGAGTCTTATAAGAAGTACGATTTCATCAATTTTTGCCAACAGAATCGGATACTTCTATAATGTTTCCCATCCAAACTCACCCACCGTCTTCAACCTCTTGATTCTAAGCCTTTCTAGGCGTATAAGCACTATTATCGGAGGGAGAATAATAGGACTAAAAGATGGGGTGGGTCAGTCACAGAGAAGAGGGATTTTCTTCGTCAAATCCACAAGATTCGAATGTAGACTTTCACACCGTCAACCGTCCGGCATTCATTCAAGCACTATGGGCTTTGGCCCTTCGATCCTAAGGTTATTTGCAAAGAACTTCGACCAGAAGAGGGGCTTGATCTAGTCGTCTATGATGGAGGCAAGGAGTACGAGCTTCTAGAGTGGGATTTCAATCAAAGCCGCCCAATTGAAGAGGGGAGTATTGAAGGGGATCCAAAAACTCCACCCCCCGCTTCAAGTTCTACTATCAATTCACTACCAACGACAGTCGCAAAATTACAAAAAAATATTAGGAAGGCAAGAGAGAGCTTCCTAGACGACAATAGCCTAGAAATAAATAAGTTGAAGCGTCGGGTTGAGCTAATTTGGGAGGGAAGTCTTCTATAGGCCCAATTAGCGGCCTAGGTATCGGGGGACCTCATTCGCCTCTAAGAGAACCAGGAGTAGGCCAATGCCAAAAAGTCTAAGCGCCAGTCATCCAAAGTGGGTGCTCTACGAGTCAGGGACTCGAATACCCTCATCCGAAATAGGGATATCGTGGAGGCCGAGAAACAAAGGCGGAAGTATGAACGTGAAGCTAAACAGATGCGGGATGAATGGGCTCGCCAAGACCGAATTAGGGAGCAGGAAaatcagagaagagaggcagAGCTTGAATGGGTCAATGGAGACGACGGCCAGCCACTTTATACGATCGATAGACGTGGGGGGTATTTGTAAATAGCTTCAAAAGTTGGTAGGTAGGGAAATTTTTGCATTTCGCTGGGTTTGCATTTCGCTAgggagggccctcaccaacggagagcggtgagggcccgactaattaggGGGCGGGTAATGCCCACCCCCCCCATGGGATAGGTTCCTGCATTAGATAGACCGTTTGCTGAAACGTCGAATTCGAAATTATAGTTCACCAGATACACGAatcttttcttcgtcgacaCAACAATAAAATTAAGAAGTAATCTATCGTACAAAGAATGTGCACTTTAGTATGACCTAGAGTAGAATTCGAGCTTGTGCCACTGTTATATGGCGTCATCAACAGGGTCGGCCTCAGTTCGAAGACTTGTCTGAACAGGCACAGCTCTCTAACATGTAGGGGACCACTTGCACCTAGAACTGTCTTTCTGCTTGGCAATTTCCAATTCCGGAAATTTTGTGCGAGCAATTAGTAATGGGCATTTTTCGGTCTTCGGATTCTCGGCACCCGAGGCCCGAAGTAGACCTAATGTAAGTACGTCATTGAGCCAGACAAGTTGGTATATAAACAGTGCAAGTTTGGCATAGGGCAATTCAGAGTTGCACTATTATAAATATTCAATCATGCTAGTACTCGTCGCGGGCGCAACTGGCAACATCGGCCAACATCTTATCGATAGTCTTACTAAGCGAGGACACCAAGTACGAGCACTTGCGAGGAATTCCTCGAAGCTACCAGCCAAAAGACTCGAGAAATTAGAGGCTTTTATTTCCAGCAAAAGCTACTACGATATCAACGCTCTTGATCATGCTTGTACTAGCGTCGACGCCGTCATCTCTGCCTACGCCGGTATTCCTGAATTGCAACTCGAAGCTCAGTTGCTCCTTCTGCGGGCTGCAGAACGCGCTCATGTGACACGATTCATCTCTGCTAGCTGGAACTACGACTGGAGAGATATGCCTCTTGGGATGCAAGAAAGCTATGATCCTTACATATCCTTCCGTCGCCACGCCGACATAAGTTCCAACATTCGACCGATTTATATTCTCTCTGGAGTCTTGGCTGAAGTTTTATTCTCTGTCTCTGGTCATGGTGACTTTTCACCCAAAAACCATGGCGTTTGGGATCCAGCGTCAAAAACAATGGAAATATTTGGAACTGGGCAGGAACAATGGCATTGGACCACAGAGGAAGATGCGGCTGAGTTTGCAGCCGAGATAATACAGCGAGAAGATGCTCCTCAGGGCGGATTTTGGACTCTCTGCTCCGGAGTCAATACCCTGCCTGAAATTGCAAGGGCCTATGAGCGCGTGAAGGGCACCAAGGTTGATATTCAGTACAAGGGCACAGTTTCAGATCTTCGAAGAAAGGCCTTGGAAGCGAGAGAGCAAGGGTGTCCGAAGAAATATTGGGATTATATCGGTTGGTTCTATCAGCTTTATACAGTTGATGGGACGTGGACTTTGAAGAACCTACAAAACGATACCATTGGCGTTCTGACAACTTCTTTAGAGGAATTCTTGCGAGACAGCCAGCTGGTGTAGATACCAATGATGTCATAATTCAAGTATCATATAGAAACCCTATGGTTTTCTGGTCTTCTGGTCGCATTCTTCTACTGTCTTGATCATTCAGAAGAGATCAAGTGCCTCCTCGCTTGATAATACTCGTGAAGTTTAGTTTCAAGTGGTAGTCGCTGCACAAAGAGTGTAGTCTTCTCAGAAATAGTACTAAGAGATGATTTCTTTGGCATGACGGGGTATTGAAGTACAGTAGCGACCGTTATTGCCTTCCACGTCGGAAACATTGAAACTATGTTTCAAACCCTGATCACGTGAAATTCTAATCCTGATATGGTTAGTCTTGTTTTTAAAAGATGGGTTTCGATGTGTAATGGTATAATGCTTAACGCGTAAAAAAGAATATGAATGAGCTGAATTTCCATGGATTGTTTACAGCTCCAAAAATAGACCAACCTAACTCAGACGTTCGAACTCGAGCGCTAAAAATATCCCAACTCGCCGCAAAATGACACTAAACCACGATCTATGATAAGGAAAAACCATTGTATACTGTATAGCAATAGGAACAGACTCACTATAACTTAAATGGCAAAGGTGGCGAAGTGTAGTGAACGTTCTATCACTAGTATACGCAAGAATATGCGGTTGTTTGTGCGTTAAATCCTCGCTTCCACTCCTAGATCAACCAACCTCCTTAATTAACTCTATACGGTCCCCCACGGTCCCCTGGCCCCTACTTTGCTTGATTTGGCTAACCTAATACGCTCCATTAGTTTACCCATGATAAAGTACTCTTGTGCTGCAAGACCATCCGGATGTTTTGAAAAATAGTCTCTCACAGTTTCCATTGCCTGTTGCGCTCCATTATGGTCGGCTGGATCCTCGACTGATAGGAGCAAAGAGCTGGATTCCCTAGATTCCTTAGATTGAGATTCAGACTCGGCTTGCCCCTCAATTCTTTGTGCGATGAGATACGCAACCTCGTCTCTGATTGAGATTGCGTAGAACTCCAGTTTGGATTGGTACTCGGCCAAGTCTGAAGTACAAAGACTCACCACGAGTCTCTTAAGCGTAGAATTCTTTGTGAATAGTAATATCTGGTGACAAAGatggacaacaacaacaaagTACTCGAATAAGGATATTTTTAAATGCGATGAGCGGGGGTAAAGTTGTGCGAATTTCTCAAAACGTGGCGTTGAGCAACCGATAGTCATAAAAAGATAAGATAGCTTCTCAAAGTAAGCTACCGCGTGTAAATTTAGGGCCAACTGTGAGTACGTGTTAGCGAAGGTAGAGATAGAGTAGAGAAAAGGTAAATTGCCAACCTACAACGACATCCGCACTAGCGTCCAAACTCCACATGCGATAATGTGTTGTGAGCCACCGATTATGATATCTCCGAGTGCTGCAAACTGCTGAACGCATTAAAGGAATTTTGTCGTCCGGGTTCCTAAGCAACGCCCCTAGGTCATCTTTGTGGACAATTTTTGGTCAATCTTCTCGGTGAAATTAATCACATCTCTGAGCGTGGGAGGTTCCTTGATTAGACGAGAACGCTCGGTGCTGAAATCTGCTTTCTGATCCTTCGAAAGGTCGGCTTCAAATTCTGAAACGGCTTGAGCTAAAAGAATTTCGGTCTCGAGAAGTGATGTATCGTGAAACATTTCGATATGCCCACGATACCTTGAAAAATAGTCTGAGCGAAATGAATTGTTGTGCTAGATAAGGTTGAATGTTGATGATAGGAGAGAATAGGTGGGGATAGCAGCTGAGGCTGTAGGTGGGGGCAAGTAAGGGGGCAAGTGAGAAGTAACGGGCACAAACAATGTCTTGACTAGTAGAGCGAGGATCTATTATCGAGTCTTATC carries:
- a CDS encoding uncharacterized protein (ID:PFLUO_002229-T1.cds;~source:funannotate) codes for the protein MLVLVAGATGNIGQHLIDSLTKRGHQVRALARNSSKLPAKRLEKLEAFISSKSYYDINALDHACTSVDAVISAYAGIPELQLEAQLLLLRAAERAHVTRFISASWNYDWRDMPLGMQESYDPYISFRRHADISSNIRPIYILSGVLAEVLFSVSGHGDFSPKNHGVWDPASKTMEIFGTGQEQWHWTTEEDAAEFAAEIIQREDAPQGGFWTLCSGVNTLPEIARAYERVKGTKVDIQYKGTVSDLRRKALEAREQGCPKKYWDYIGWFYQLYTVDGTWTLKNLQNDTIGVLTTSLEEFLRDSQLV